The nucleotide window CGAGGAGCGGCTCGTGCCATAGCTTCGGCCATTGCGGGGGTCGAGTTGGGGTCACCCGATCCTGTCAGTGCCAGAAGCGGGCAGGTGATCTGGGCAAACCTGTCAGCATAGGTGGCATCCCCTTCGGCAAAGGCCCGATAGGCGGTGGCATAGCCATTCGGGTCCACCGCCTTCAGCCACCCGGCCACTTTCTCGCGCGCGGATTGCTCCCCGGGGGTCTCTGCAAACCAGCGCGTGAGCGGTGTGGTCAGATCGAACACGCCTTGCGCGATGAGGGCCGCGCGGGCAATCACCGCCTCGCGGGCGGCGGGATCGCGGCGGAACACTCCGTTCAGCAGCGCCACGCGAGTGACCTGATCGGGATGCTCGACCGCCATACCACCGGCCACCAGCGCCCCCATCGAATGGCCCGCCAGACTGACCGGCCCCAGATCGAGCGCCTCGAGCACCTGATGCAGCCATCCGACATAATCGGGCAGGCGAGCGGTGTCGGGCAGGGGGGCGCTTTGCCCATGACCGGGCATATCGAGGGCGATTACCTGATAGCGGTCCGAGAGCGCCTCGATCTGCGGTCCCCATGCGGCGGAGTTCATCCCCACCCCATGGATCAGCACCAGTGGCGCACCCTTGCCTGCGTCAATCCCCCCGAGCGTCCCCAGACGCTCAGACAGATGCAGGGTTGTCGACATCGCCACCCATCTCCTTCAGATCCTGATAGCGGTCACCGATGCGGTGATGCGGGCGCCCACCGATCGAGGCCCCGAGCGCGATGACAATTTCATCTGCGGCGGGGGCATCGGCCACCGATAGCTGCATGGTCAGATAATGACTGCGACGGCCGCCATCATTCTTGTCCATCAGCGGGATATAAAGGGGGGCATTGGCCGGACCGCGGGTGTTGCAGAAGGCCAGATAGGATTTGGCACCGACCGCTTCGCGGTAATGGTTGCCAAAGCGCAGGGTGTGGATAAGGGCCGAGGCATGTTCGACCTCGCCATTGAGGCCCACAATCGCAGATTTGCCATAGCCCTCGACCTTGTCGCCGCCCCCTGCGGCATCAAGGATCATCTTGGTCAGCAGCGCGCCAAGGCCCGGTGCGCAATCAAGGATCTCGGGACGGAGGTCTTCTACAAAGCCCTTTCCGGCCCAAGGGTTACGGATAACGGCGATGGCCGCGATCATGCGCAAAGGGGTCTCGGCCACTTTGCCGCCTTCGATCAGCGTGTCTTCGATATGCAGCAATGTCTTGCGAATCTCAGCAGGCATTGAACGCTCCCGGTTGGTTCTATTTTTTAGTATTATGGACTCATGGAATACCGTAATACAATCCTACAATCAAGCTTGTCGTATGAGGGCGGATCTGATAGGAAAATGCCATGACAACTCTTGGCCTCAATAAGATCGACCAGCAGCCGATCACCCTGCGCGAGGTGGTGCTTGACCGCCTGCGTGATGCGATCATCAATGACGTGTTCAAGCCCGGCGAGCGGCTGATCGAGCGGGTTCTGTGCGAACAGCTGGGCGTCAGCCGCACGGTCGTGCGCGAGAGCCTGCGCTATCTCGATGCCGAGGGGCTGGTGGAGCATGTGCCCAATCGCGGGCCGATTGTCGCACGGATGACATGGGCCGATGCCCGCCAGATTTACGAGATCCGGCGCAAGCTGGAAAGTGATGCGGCGGAGGCCTGCGCGCGCAGCCTGACGCCCGCGCAGGAGCGCCGCCTGCGCAAGGCGCTGAGCGAGCTGGAATCGGCGGCGCTGCAGCATGAAAGCTCGGCGCTCTTCAAGGCCACGACACGGTTCTACGAGGTGATCTTCGAGGGCGCGGGCCACAATATCGCGTGGGAAATCGTGAGCCGGTTGAACAGCCGGATTTCGCGGCTCCGGATCATGACGCTGACCAGCGCCGACCGGGATGTGTCCGGCCCGGGCCATATGCGCGCGATCTGCGAGGCGATTGCCGCCCATGATGCGCAGGCCGCCCGTCTGGCGGTCGAGGCGCATCTGAAAGACGCCTCCGCGATTGCCGAAACGCTTCTGAAACGCGAGGAGAGCTGACATGCCCAAAGCCTACTGGATCGCGCGGGTGACGGTGACCGACCCCGACGCCTATAGCGGCTATCAGGCGCTGGCACCTGCGGCCTTCCAGAAATACGGCGCGGTGTTTCTGGCGCGTGGCGGCGTGACCGAGGCGATGGAAGGGCCCGGATGGGAGCGCCATGTGGTGATCGAATTTGCCGATCTGG belongs to Thioclava sp. GXIMD2076 and includes:
- a CDS encoding alpha/beta hydrolase yields the protein MSTTLHLSERLGTLGGIDAGKGAPLVLIHGVGMNSAAWGPQIEALSDRYQVIALDMPGHGQSAPLPDTARLPDYVGWLHQVLEALDLGPVSLAGHSMGALVAGGMAVEHPDQVTRVALLNGVFRRDPAAREAVIARAALIAQGVFDLTTPLTRWFAETPGEQSAREKVAGWLKAVDPNGYATAYRAFAEGDATYADRFAQITCPLLALTGSGDPNSTPAMAEAMARAAPRGRTLIIEDQRHMVNLTAPARVNAALEEWLAIPALAPVTGGGAP
- a CDS encoding amino acid synthesis family protein, which produces MPAEIRKTLLHIEDTLIEGGKVAETPLRMIAAIAVIRNPWAGKGFVEDLRPEILDCAPGLGALLTKMILDAAGGGDKVEGYGKSAIVGLNGEVEHASALIHTLRFGNHYREAVGAKSYLAFCNTRGPANAPLYIPLMDKNDGGRRSHYLTMQLSVADAPAADEIVIALGASIGGRPHHRIGDRYQDLKEMGGDVDNPASV
- a CDS encoding GntR family transcriptional regulator, translating into MTTLGLNKIDQQPITLREVVLDRLRDAIINDVFKPGERLIERVLCEQLGVSRTVVRESLRYLDAEGLVEHVPNRGPIVARMTWADARQIYEIRRKLESDAAEACARSLTPAQERRLRKALSELESAALQHESSALFKATTRFYEVIFEGAGHNIAWEIVSRLNSRISRLRIMTLTSADRDVSGPGHMRAICEAIAAHDAQAARLAVEAHLKDASAIAETLLKREES
- a CDS encoding DUF1330 domain-containing protein; this encodes MPKAYWIARVTVTDPDAYSGYQALAPAAFQKYGAVFLARGGVTEAMEGPGWERHVVIEFADLATAKACYTSPEYRAAREARAGACRAEIFLTEGM